The Podarcis raffonei isolate rPodRaf1 chromosome 2, rPodRaf1.pri, whole genome shotgun sequence genome window below encodes:
- the LOC128409247 gene encoding E3 ubiquitin-protein ligase TRIM11-like, which translates to MQRPGDMFFLKKDHVVTEFLSHFQEGKLPVAENGENETYLGLLPEGAMAAAGGHIQRLRDEATCSICLDYFKDPVTIPECGHNFCRSCLIQCWGESEAEASCPQCRERVQRRSLIPNRQLANFVEIAQNLSLQEGKEEGGKGGVCEEHQEPMKLFCKEDEALICLVCDKSKEHENHKVIPLKEAIEEYKGEICSHLEILRREREEILAYQAALDKESKDLLKLTEKERLKTVEKFRELRQFLEEQEKRLLNDVEEVEKKIAGRRDEQLARLSRKLSSLERIIQEMEEKSQQPANELLQDVRRTLQRYEERESPEKPLAFPPELRNRILESGELNCLMENTMKQWKANVTLDPDTAHPELILSEDQKSVRRGDKPQALPDNPERFSDWLCVLGREGFTAGRHFWEVTVGSGECWALGVARKSVERKGIFPLFPEWGIWAVEKWGGEYLACTSPDSSPLSLSEEPRRIRVTLDYEGGCVSLSDADSGSELYTFSGASFSGETLLPFFHLWENKTHLSISRGD; encoded by the exons ATGCAAAGACCTGGcgacatgttttttttaaaaaaagatcatgtGGTGACTGAGTTTCTGAGTCATTTCCAGGAAGGGAAACTCCCAGTAGCTGAAAACGGAGAAAACGAAACTTACCTGGGACTTTTGCCTGAGGGAGCCATGGCTGCTGCAGGGGGTCACATCCAGCGACTCCGTGATGAAGCCACTTGCTCTATCTGCCTGGATTACTTCAAGGATCCAGTGACCATCCCAGAgtgtgggcacaacttctgccgatCCTGCCTGATCCAGTGCTGGGGGGAATCGGAGGcagaggcttcctgccctcagtGCAGAGAAAGAGTCCAAAGAAGGAGCCTCATCCCCAACAGGCAACTGGCAAACTTCGTAGAAATAGCCCAGAATCTCAGCCttcaagagggaaaggaggaaggagggaaaggaggagtctgCGAGGAGCACCAGGAGCCCATGAAGCTCTTTTGCAAGGAGGATGAAGCCCTCATCTGCCTGGTGTGTGACAAATCAAAGGAACATGAAAATCACAAGGTGATTCCTCTGAAGGAGGCTATCGAGGAATACAAG gGAGAGATCTGTAGCCACTTGGAGAttctgaggagagagagagaggaaattctGGCCTATCAAGCAGCTCTGgacaaggaaagcaaagaccTCCTT aaattaacagaaaAAGAGAGGCTGAAGACTGTGGAGAAGTTCAGGGAACTGCGCCAGTTCCTGGAAGAACAAGAGAAACGTCTGCTGAATGAtgtggaagaggtggagaagaagattgcagggagaagggatgagcagctggccagactctccaggaaactctcctctcttgagaggatcatccaggagatggaggagaagagtCAGCAACCAGCGAATGAACTCCTGCAG GATGTGAGAAGGACCTTGCAGAG GTATGAGGAAAGAGAGAGTCCAGAGAAGCCACTGGCTTTCCCTCCAGAACTGAGGAACAGGATCTTGGAATCCGGTGAACTAAATTGCCTTATGGAGAATACAATGAAACAATGGAAAG CAAATGTCactctggatccagacacagcccATCCTGAACTCATCCTGTCCGAGGATCAGAAAAGCGTGAGAAGGGGAGACAAACCTCAAGCCCTGCCTGATAATCCTGAGAGATTCAGTGACTGGCTTTGTGTGTTGGGACGTGAGGGATTCacagcaggcagacatttctgggaagtCACTGTGGGAAGTGGGGAATGCTGGGCTCTGGGGGTCGCCAGGAAGTCTGTGGAGAGAAAGGGCATCTTCCCCTTATTCCCTGAGTGGGGGATCTGGGCTGTggagaagtggggaggggagtaCTTGGCCTGCACCTCCCCTGATTCCTCTCCTCTGTCCCTGAGTGAGGAGCCCAGGAGGATCCGGGTGACTCTGGACTATGAAGGAGGATGTGTGTCTCTTTCTGACGCTGACTCAGGATCTGAACTCTACACGTTCTCAGGAGCCTCGTTCTCTGGAgagaccctcctccctttctttcatCTGTGGGAAAATAAAACCCACTTAAGTATCTCCCGAGGAGACTAA